A DNA window from Ignavibacteriales bacterium contains the following coding sequences:
- a CDS encoding P-II family nitrogen regulator — MKKIEAIIRPFKVEDVHEALSEIGIKGMTLTEVKGYGRQKGHTEVYRGAEYNVDFLPKVKIEVIVKDSMLEQVLSAIINVTKTGKVGDGKIFISPVLDAIRIRTEESGEDAV; from the coding sequence ATGAAAAAAATTGAAGCTATAATTCGCCCCTTCAAGGTAGAAGATGTACACGAAGCGTTGTCTGAGATAGGCATCAAAGGTATGACGTTAACAGAAGTAAAGGGCTACGGAAGGCAAAAGGGGCATACCGAAGTCTATCGCGGCGCAGAATACAACGTTGACTTCCTTCCAAAGGTCAAAATAGAAGTTATCGTAAAGGATTCGATGCTGGAACAAGTTCTTTCCGCGATCATCAACGTAACGAAGACCGGAAAGGTGGGAGATGGGAAAATATTTATCTCACCTGTGTTAGATGCCATTAGAATTAGAACTGAAGAATCCGGCGAAGACGCTGTGTGA
- the era gene encoding GTPase Era encodes MEQIKSNYKAGYVAIVGEPNVGKSTLLNALLEQKISIVTNKPQTTRQRVLGILSREDAQIIFLDTPGLLKPKYLLHKEMVKSAESALADADVVLVMTQASRGTELPIEVSERILPLCTTKPVLLLINKADTINKTDLLPVIGTFARLNCFKEIIPISALRHDNLDAIIQSLIQYLPEHEAFYPPDIVSESPERFFVAEFIREQLFEKFSEEIPYSTAVEIREFKERDSGKTLISADIIVERDSQKGIIIGKKGEALKSVGTSARFQIEEFLQHPVFLELHVKVREKWRESEAMLRQLGYDSKK; translated from the coding sequence ATGGAACAAATAAAATCAAATTATAAAGCCGGCTATGTTGCTATTGTTGGTGAACCGAATGTTGGAAAATCCACGCTGCTGAATGCATTGTTGGAGCAAAAGATCTCAATCGTTACAAATAAACCACAAACCACTCGCCAGCGTGTACTCGGAATTTTGAGCAGGGAGGATGCGCAAATTATTTTTTTGGATACGCCGGGATTGCTCAAACCCAAGTATCTTCTGCATAAGGAAATGGTGAAGAGTGCTGAGAGCGCTCTCGCAGACGCAGATGTTGTTCTCGTTATGACCCAGGCATCACGCGGAACCGAATTACCAATCGAAGTAAGCGAACGCATTCTGCCGTTGTGCACGACAAAACCCGTGCTTCTTTTAATTAACAAAGCAGATACCATCAATAAAACGGATTTATTACCAGTCATTGGAACGTTCGCCCGACTCAACTGTTTCAAAGAAATTATTCCCATCTCGGCTTTGCGACACGATAATTTGGATGCAATTATACAATCGCTCATTCAATACTTGCCGGAGCATGAGGCTTTTTATCCTCCCGATATAGTCAGCGAATCACCTGAACGGTTCTTCGTGGCAGAATTTATAAGAGAGCAATTGTTTGAAAAGTTCAGCGAAGAGATTCCGTACTCCACAGCGGTAGAAATTCGCGAATTCAAAGAACGGGATAGCGGGAAAACTCTCATCAGTGCAGACATTATTGTAGAACGTGATTCACAAAAAGGAATCATCATCGGTAAAAAGGGGGAAGCGCTTAAGAGTGTAGGAACATCTGCACGATTCCAGATTGAGGAATTTCTACAACATCCGGTATTCCTTGAACTTCATGTGAAGGTGCGGGAAAAGTGGCGAGAGAGTGAAGCCATGCTGCGCCAGCTCGGTTATGACAGCAAGAAATAA
- a CDS encoding EamA family transporter — MNQPMSLRLKVFLGFAIICLIWGSSWAAVKIGIESIPPLLSLGIRFTLASLILGFIVFMKRLTIPAEKKFWMLVLIMCGTSFIVPFVLIYWGQLKVDSGLASVLFATYPFWVAIISHFLLPNEKISLLRIIGIVIGFLGVIFIFNNGFSHVSIRMFYGMAAIIAGAIIQAFGLVFLRRLGEHAHPVTLNFCSMSLSAVPLFAVSVVVEDYSNLHFNAQSLGSIVYLSIFCTVVTFVIYFWLVKHVEAVILSLSAFITPVIAVVIGVIGMGERITNDVYIGSALVLIGVAFASIGDLFALSRRRDSKGYL, encoded by the coding sequence TTGAATCAACCAATGTCACTTCGTCTGAAAGTATTTCTTGGCTTTGCTATTATCTGCCTTATTTGGGGATCATCTTGGGCGGCAGTGAAAATCGGTATTGAGTCAATCCCACCGCTTCTTTCTCTTGGAATTCGATTTACGCTTGCAAGTCTTATCCTCGGATTTATTGTTTTCATGAAACGACTTACAATACCAGCGGAAAAAAAGTTTTGGATGCTGGTACTTATTATGTGTGGTACATCGTTTATAGTTCCATTTGTGCTTATCTATTGGGGACAGCTTAAAGTAGATTCCGGACTTGCCTCTGTTCTCTTTGCTACATATCCTTTTTGGGTTGCAATAATTTCACATTTTCTGCTTCCAAACGAAAAAATCAGCCTTCTGAGAATCATTGGTATAGTGATCGGGTTTCTTGGTGTGATCTTTATCTTCAACAATGGATTTTCTCATGTAAGCATCAGAATGTTTTATGGGATGGCAGCTATCATTGCGGGGGCAATTATTCAAGCGTTTGGTTTAGTATTCCTTCGGCGGCTGGGCGAACATGCGCATCCTGTAACGCTCAATTTCTGTTCGATGTCGTTAAGTGCAGTACCGTTATTTGCGGTAAGTGTTGTCGTTGAGGATTATTCAAATCTGCACTTCAATGCACAATCTCTTGGATCCATCGTATATCTTTCCATTTTCTGTACTGTCGTCACATTTGTGATTTACTTCTGGTTAGTGAAACACGTTGAAGCTGTTATTCTCTCTCTTTCAGCATTCATCACACCGGTCATTGCCGTTGTCATTGGTGTTATAGGAATGGGAGAAAGAATCACCAACGATGTGTACATTGGATCAGCACTTGTACTGATCGGAGTTGCTTTTGCATCGATAGGAGATCTCTTTGCTCTTTCTCGTCGAAGAGATTCAAAAGGATATCTCTGA
- the uvrC gene encoding excinuclease ABC subunit UvrC, producing the protein MSDTSDIRAQSIITLSGTDLSLLEKIEALPTKPGVYQFKNVDGKVIYVGKAQNLRNRVRQYFHKSRPVDLRIDAMISKIVDVELTVTDSEIEALILEANLIKQLKPRYNVLLKDDKSYPYIAITKEPFPRMYVTRRKTSGARYFGPYTDVKSMRHALKTMRNLFMVRSCSLDLTEDSIKKKKFRVCLDFHIKKCEGPCEAFVSQEHYNALIDQASQVLRGKTKIVIESLKKEMDAHADASRFEEAAIIRDRLNTLSVYSEKQKIVDATETDRDIIALVSKEDDACAVIFKIREGKMIGSQHLYLANASGKPFSELLEAVLERYYLEQEDIPPELFLSDEMSNTEIIQNWLENKSGHSVNIQFPKSGDKVKLVALVRTNAQFWLDELELLRLKRGEIIPHSVIALQRDLRLPAPPRRIECFDISNIQGSDTVASLVVFEDGKPKKSEYRKFRIRTVEGPNDFASMHEVVERRYTRILQEKRILPDLIMVDGGKGQLSSAIEVLHKLELTAVPIIGLAKRLEEVFLPNQDESLQLPRTSSGLRLMQQMRDEAHRFAITFHRSVRSKRIIQTELDMIQGVGKKRAEKLLETLGSLQGVRVATEEQLTEIVGKLAARNILKYFTDSESNTSVDSIQH; encoded by the coding sequence ATGTCTGACACATCGGATATACGAGCCCAATCGATAATCACGCTTTCTGGGACAGATCTTTCGTTACTCGAAAAGATCGAAGCACTTCCAACGAAACCAGGTGTATATCAATTTAAGAATGTCGATGGCAAGGTTATCTATGTCGGCAAAGCGCAAAACTTACGCAATCGAGTACGACAATACTTCCACAAATCTCGACCAGTTGATTTGCGAATCGATGCGATGATTTCAAAAATCGTCGATGTCGAGCTTACCGTGACAGACAGCGAAATTGAAGCGCTCATTCTCGAAGCAAACCTTATTAAGCAGCTCAAACCGCGTTATAATGTCCTTCTCAAAGACGATAAGAGTTATCCTTACATTGCTATTACCAAAGAGCCATTCCCTCGTATGTATGTAACACGCCGCAAGACTTCTGGTGCTCGTTACTTTGGTCCTTATACTGATGTAAAATCTATGCGGCATGCCCTCAAGACAATGCGGAACCTCTTTATGGTTCGCAGCTGCAGCCTTGATTTAACTGAAGATTCAATCAAGAAGAAAAAATTTCGAGTGTGTCTCGACTTTCATATCAAAAAATGTGAGGGACCGTGTGAGGCGTTTGTCTCACAAGAGCATTACAATGCGCTGATTGATCAGGCGTCACAAGTTCTTCGCGGAAAAACAAAAATTGTCATTGAATCGCTGAAAAAAGAAATGGATGCACATGCCGATGCATCACGATTTGAAGAAGCGGCGATCATTCGAGATCGGTTGAATACACTAAGTGTCTATTCAGAAAAGCAAAAGATTGTGGATGCGACAGAAACAGATCGTGATATTATTGCGCTTGTTTCCAAGGAAGATGATGCGTGTGCTGTGATTTTCAAGATCCGAGAGGGCAAAATGATCGGGAGTCAGCATCTATATCTCGCAAATGCCTCTGGAAAGCCCTTTAGCGAGCTATTAGAGGCTGTCCTTGAGCGTTATTATCTTGAACAGGAGGATATTCCACCTGAATTGTTTTTATCCGATGAGATGAGTAATACGGAGATTATTCAAAATTGGTTGGAAAATAAAAGCGGTCATTCTGTGAATATACAATTCCCTAAATCAGGAGATAAAGTAAAACTTGTCGCCCTTGTGCGCACAAACGCACAGTTCTGGTTGGATGAGTTGGAATTATTAAGACTCAAGCGTGGAGAGATTATTCCTCATTCAGTCATAGCGCTCCAGCGAGATCTTCGGTTGCCTGCGCCGCCGCGAAGAATTGAATGTTTCGATATTTCGAATATTCAAGGATCGGACACTGTCGCTTCACTTGTGGTATTTGAAGATGGTAAACCAAAGAAAAGCGAATATCGAAAATTTAGAATCCGTACAGTTGAGGGTCCAAATGATTTCGCCAGTATGCATGAAGTTGTTGAACGAAGATATACAAGAATTCTTCAGGAGAAGCGCATCCTTCCGGACCTCATCATGGTTGATGGGGGAAAAGGGCAACTCTCCAGTGCAATCGAAGTGCTGCACAAATTAGAACTTACGGCTGTACCAATTATTGGTTTGGCGAAGCGGCTCGAAGAAGTATTTCTGCCCAACCAAGATGAATCTCTTCAGTTACCTCGAACTTCCTCTGGACTTCGGCTGATGCAGCAAATGAGGGACGAGGCGCATCGATTCGCTATCACATTTCATCGCTCTGTACGCAGCAAAAGAATAATTCAGACAGAACTTGATATGATTCAAGGTGTTGGGAAAAAAAGAGCCGAAAAACTGCTGGAAACATTGGGCTCACTACAAGGCGTTCGTGTTGCGACGGAAGAACAACTCACAGAAATTGTAGGAAAATTAGCTGCCAGGAATATTCTAAAATACTTTACTGATTCAGAAAGCAATACATCTGTCGATTCTATACAGCATTAA
- a CDS encoding ABC transporter ATP-binding protein: MSVGIMSIAETASAYLIARLFEILQTISQQVRLGQEILVAVPLKLFNTLLYSFTIHGQQESFELIYKFALIVIVIILIKVTFVYVREYVMSSVQQKIMMRFRIELFDRIVVLPIKYFDENKTGYIMSRITNDVNNIEQSINLIVEMAQNFVYTFVYAAALFYTNWQLAIVTILIFAFSGEISRKFGDKIRSYSHALTNTLAEISAFIQERISAIRIVKSFTREEKEKKSFKQKVESNYHYSMKIVRVTALLSPTNELFNTAAASLLVIFCGYLFIKGSMTIETMLFFLILMISLAKPVKALGESAARIQKTLVSAGYIFEILDHPKEANIHPDRSITIANGTVEYRHVSFSYNNDIQALKDINVQVRGGEKIALVGPSGGGKSTFVNMIPRFYEAQKGNIYIDGMNTQEVDLYSLRSQIAIVPQEVILFSGTVFTNIQYGRLEATREEVLQSARDANAYEFIEKLEKGYDTEVGERGLQLSGGQRQRIAIARAILRNPRILLLDEATSALDTESELMVKEALDRLMEGRTSFIIAHRLSTIAHCDRIIVLDAGSIVEIGTHEELLSKESGLYRRLHALQFDENPS; the protein is encoded by the coding sequence GTGTCTGTTGGCATCATGAGTATCGCAGAAACTGCGTCTGCGTATTTGATTGCCCGCCTCTTTGAGATTCTGCAGACCATTAGCCAGCAAGTACGTTTAGGTCAAGAGATATTGGTAGCGGTACCATTGAAGCTCTTCAATACACTGCTCTATTCATTCACCATCCATGGACAACAGGAGAGTTTTGAGCTCATTTATAAATTTGCGCTTATAGTTATTGTCATCATTCTAATAAAAGTAACTTTCGTGTATGTGCGCGAATATGTTATGAGTTCTGTTCAACAGAAGATTATGATGCGGTTTAGGATTGAATTGTTCGACCGTATTGTTGTCCTGCCCATTAAGTATTTCGACGAGAATAAAACAGGATACATCATGTCGCGCATCACAAACGACGTGAACAATATTGAACAATCAATCAACCTTATCGTCGAAATGGCGCAAAATTTTGTCTATACTTTCGTCTATGCGGCGGCATTATTCTACACAAATTGGCAGTTAGCTATTGTAACAATTCTTATTTTTGCTTTTTCCGGAGAAATATCACGCAAATTCGGCGATAAGATTCGTTCCTACAGCCATGCACTCACAAACACATTGGCAGAAATCTCCGCATTTATCCAAGAACGTATATCGGCAATACGCATTGTGAAATCATTCACGCGAGAGGAAAAAGAAAAGAAATCGTTCAAGCAGAAGGTGGAATCCAATTATCATTATTCAATGAAAATAGTCCGTGTGACTGCCTTGCTGAGTCCAACAAATGAATTATTCAATACAGCTGCTGCCTCCTTGCTCGTTATCTTTTGCGGATATCTTTTTATTAAAGGTTCGATGACAATCGAGACTATGCTCTTCTTCCTCATCTTGATGATTAGTTTAGCAAAGCCAGTGAAAGCATTAGGCGAGAGTGCGGCAAGGATTCAAAAAACACTTGTTTCTGCCGGTTACATTTTTGAGATACTCGACCATCCAAAAGAAGCGAACATTCATCCAGATCGTTCCATCACAATTGCGAATGGAACTGTAGAATATCGCCATGTGTCATTTTCCTATAACAACGATATTCAAGCATTAAAAGACATCAATGTGCAGGTGAGAGGAGGCGAAAAGATAGCCCTTGTCGGACCAAGTGGAGGAGGGAAAAGCACATTTGTTAATATGATACCACGGTTCTATGAAGCTCAAAAAGGAAATATTTATATCGATGGAATGAATACACAAGAAGTAGATCTGTATTCATTGAGAAGTCAAATAGCCATTGTTCCGCAAGAGGTCATTCTTTTCTCAGGCACTGTCTTTACTAATATACAGTACGGCCGGCTCGAAGCGACGAGAGAAGAAGTTCTCCAGTCTGCAAGAGATGCAAATGCATATGAGTTTATCGAGAAACTTGAAAAGGGGTATGATACGGAGGTTGGTGAGAGAGGACTACAGCTTTCTGGAGGTCAGCGGCAGCGTATTGCTATTGCGAGGGCAATCCTTCGTAATCCCCGCATCTTGCTTCTGGATGAAGCAACATCTGCGTTAGATACAGAATCTGAACTCATGGTGAAGGAAGCCCTGGATCGACTTATGGAAGGGCGGACATCTTTTATCATTGCGCATAGACTTTCCACGATAGCTCACTGTGATAGAATTATTGTGCTCGACGCTGGCAGTATTGTTGAAATAGGAACGCACGAAGAGCTCCTTTCAAAAGAAAGCGGATTATATCGGCGTCTCCATGCACTCCAATTTGATGAAAATCCATCTTGA
- a CDS encoding glycosyltransferase family 9 protein: MRDSFLKRFEIYLRRFLIYAFGFFVSRRNRLSDTIDFNSSKILFIRQDRIGDVLVSTPIFTSVKTHYPSAIVDVLLSENNHFVLMNDSLVRKRWIYQKRIGKVISLARSLRKEKYDFAVDMMDNPSVTSTFLCLLSGARWNIGIVKDNNYVYDIKVPMLSRSETHIVDRIAQLLIPFHIDPTAENLSIRYFTSPESDDFAERFLSANQLTKRQLIGINISAGGETRFWGIKNYRAFLSFITEKYPDLFQILLYEPAYKEKAMKIVEGNKNVILSPLTQTFDQFAAFIKRLSFLVSPDTSAIHLASAFHIPSVVLYVQSDKALRIWEPYGTDYEVVVTDVDDLSTIPISSVESALTKLIDRYRIKTIE; the protein is encoded by the coding sequence ATGAGAGATTCATTTTTAAAACGCTTTGAAATATATTTGCGCCGTTTTTTAATTTATGCGTTCGGATTCTTCGTCAGCAGACGAAATCGACTATCGGATACTATCGATTTTAATTCCAGCAAAATTCTCTTCATCAGACAAGATAGAATTGGTGACGTCCTCGTTTCCACTCCGATATTCACGTCAGTCAAAACGCATTATCCTTCAGCCATTGTAGATGTTCTTCTCAGTGAGAACAATCATTTCGTCCTTATGAATGATTCGTTAGTACGCAAACGCTGGATCTACCAAAAAAGGATTGGTAAAGTAATCTCATTGGCGAGATCTCTTCGAAAAGAAAAATATGACTTTGCCGTGGACATGATGGACAACCCATCGGTGACATCAACTTTTCTTTGCTTGTTATCTGGCGCTCGCTGGAATATCGGTATTGTCAAGGATAATAACTATGTTTATGACATCAAAGTGCCTATGCTTTCTCGAAGTGAAACACATATTGTAGATCGAATTGCTCAATTATTGATACCGTTTCATATTGATCCCACAGCTGAAAACCTTTCCATCCGATATTTTACTTCACCAGAATCTGATGACTTTGCGGAAAGATTTCTTTCAGCGAATCAGTTGACTAAACGCCAACTCATTGGTATTAATATCTCTGCTGGCGGAGAAACTCGTTTTTGGGGTATTAAGAATTATCGTGCGTTTCTTTCCTTTATAACAGAGAAATATCCAGACCTATTCCAAATCTTATTATATGAACCAGCCTATAAAGAAAAAGCGATGAAGATAGTGGAAGGCAATAAAAATGTGATTCTTTCACCTCTCACTCAAACATTTGATCAATTTGCGGCATTTATTAAAAGACTTTCTTTCCTAGTCTCTCCAGACACATCTGCTATTCATTTGGCCTCAGCATTTCATATTCCTTCGGTTGTGCTCTATGTCCAATCAGATAAAGCCTTGCGAATCTGGGAACCCTACGGAACAGATTATGAAGTTGTTGTTACCGATGTTGATGATCTATCAACAATTCCAATATCGTCTGTCGAATCAGCTTTAACGAAATTAATCGATCGATATCGCATAAAGACCATTGAATAA
- a CDS encoding O-antigen ligase family protein: MKLIDYRATIPTAMSRFGLYLFAFSIPISFVPAEFAIGIAFVGWILEGLFNKQWQYYPTKLFIPLLFYIGWNIIASSISPRPGHSLWALADNEWPMFIMLLMYFVVDDIKVLKRILQLWLFSASIAALYGIWQTFSGYQLHRPETLAPMGSYFRAVGFNGFYLTFAGFLMSVFLVSLCMSSQSGMIKNRWKYLLVALLSFMAVIGTFARSIWLSFGVVIPVFGFVKGKRIGSIVTGVFLLIVLFCVIFIPTIRDRAYSSVVPSENQTRLNLWKTSINISKDFPLTGIGEDNFDYYFDRYKVAGYYDVTGHPHNDYLTILVSSGIPGLIAFLSLWFVLIQTGFKTQKYSTNPFLKELALGSTLAVIGFMIGGLFQNYYGTFANCWGWWLMAGLVMASSRLSTKEDKIKS; the protein is encoded by the coding sequence ATGAAGTTAATTGACTATCGCGCAACAATCCCAACAGCAATGAGCCGTTTTGGACTTTATCTCTTTGCGTTTAGTATTCCGATTTCGTTTGTTCCGGCTGAGTTTGCTATAGGCATTGCTTTCGTAGGATGGATCTTGGAAGGTCTCTTCAATAAACAATGGCAGTATTATCCAACTAAATTATTCATTCCACTTTTATTCTACATTGGCTGGAATATAATCGCATCAAGCATTTCTCCAAGACCAGGGCATAGTCTATGGGCATTAGCGGATAATGAATGGCCTATGTTCATTATGCTCCTCATGTATTTTGTAGTCGATGATATTAAAGTATTGAAACGAATATTACAGCTTTGGCTTTTCTCGGCATCAATAGCAGCACTCTATGGTATTTGGCAGACGTTCTCAGGATATCAATTACATCGACCTGAGACACTTGCTCCAATGGGCAGCTATTTCCGCGCAGTGGGTTTTAATGGATTTTATCTCACGTTTGCAGGATTCCTTATGTCTGTTTTCCTGGTAAGCCTCTGTATGAGTTCTCAATCAGGAATGATTAAGAATCGGTGGAAGTATTTGCTTGTCGCCCTCTTAAGTTTTATGGCAGTGATAGGAACGTTTGCGAGGAGTATCTGGTTGTCGTTTGGTGTTGTTATTCCCGTCTTTGGCTTCGTGAAAGGCAAACGAATCGGCAGTATCGTGACGGGGGTCTTTCTCCTCATAGTTCTTTTCTGTGTCATCTTTATCCCAACTATTAGGGATCGCGCATATTCCAGTGTTGTCCCGTCAGAAAATCAGACGCGGTTGAATCTCTGGAAGACAAGCATCAATATATCGAAAGATTTTCCTTTGACTGGAATCGGAGAGGACAACTTTGATTATTACTTTGATCGGTATAAGGTTGCAGGATATTATGACGTGACGGGACATCCACATAATGACTATCTTACAATTCTTGTTTCCTCTGGAATTCCAGGGCTGATCGCTTTCTTGTCTCTGTGGTTTGTCCTTATACAAACTGGATTTAAAACTCAGAAATATTCTACAAATCCATTTCTTAAAGAACTTGCGCTTGGAAGCACATTAGCGGTTATCGGTTTTATGATCGGCGGGCTTTTCCAAAACTATTATGGAACATTTGCAAATTGCTGGGGATGGTGGCTCATGGCAGGGCTTGTGATGGCATCCTCTCGTCTCTCAACAAAAGAAGATAAAATTAAATCATAA
- a CDS encoding PorV/PorQ family protein, whose protein sequence is MKLKIIFSFLLFPALLLSQGSSRGAVSLKFPTTPFVAATGGSFVADPTALQSSLINPANIASSEAYGVLFSHTEWIQDIQMECLSIAAPFSIGSLSLSIANTSVDGLELRTIPGPAIGTFNAQSTSFQLTYGVALTQNIRIGIAPKYIYEKIFVDEATGYGFDAGVIYFPHVEGLSLGCSLTNVGSLSAFRNDRTELPSQVRFGGTYSLHLDEMVFRVATTFSSEIGTPINHTGIGGEATYEHILTVRFGYQTGIDTRGISAGLGIRYSIVMIDYAYVPFSLQVGDSHLISIGFVL, encoded by the coding sequence ATGAAACTCAAAATTATTTTTTCATTTCTTCTTTTCCCTGCACTCCTGCTTTCGCAGGGAAGTTCTCGAGGCGCTGTGAGCTTAAAATTCCCAACAACTCCATTTGTTGCTGCTACAGGCGGCTCTTTTGTTGCAGATCCAACAGCACTTCAATCCAGCCTTATCAATCCTGCAAACATTGCTTCGAGCGAAGCCTACGGGGTGTTGTTCTCACATACGGAATGGATTCAAGATATTCAAATGGAATGCTTGTCGATTGCCGCTCCTTTTAGCATTGGTTCTTTGTCCCTTTCTATCGCAAATACAAGTGTCGATGGACTCGAATTACGTACAATTCCTGGACCTGCGATCGGAACATTCAATGCGCAATCCACCTCCTTTCAGTTGACGTATGGCGTTGCATTAACCCAGAATATTCGAATAGGTATCGCTCCTAAATATATTTATGAAAAAATATTTGTTGATGAAGCCACCGGTTATGGATTTGATGCCGGTGTTATTTATTTTCCGCACGTGGAGGGTCTTAGTCTTGGTTGTTCCTTAACGAATGTGGGTTCGCTATCAGCATTTCGCAACGATCGAACAGAATTGCCGTCACAAGTGCGTTTTGGCGGGACATACTCATTGCATCTGGATGAAATGGTGTTTCGTGTCGCCACTACATTTTCCTCAGAAATTGGAACTCCGATAAATCATACCGGTATTGGCGGAGAGGCCACGTACGAGCATATACTCACAGTGCGTTTTGGTTACCAAACTGGAATTGATACACGAGGCATTTCTGCAGGGTTAGGAATTCGTTACAGCATTGTCATGATTGATTATGCGTATGTTCCATTTTCCCTGCAAGTAGGGGATTCTCATCTCATTTCTATTGGTTTTGTTCTCTAG
- a CDS encoding site-2 protease family protein: MEFNQHLSSNNVKTKSLNLTLVLRWLLHLSLFLLTFFTTTIAGVLWLNRDPFELSNFHLGIPYSASILFILACHEFGHYFASRYHHVDATLPYFLPFPPVPVLLQLFLNFGTFGAVIRTKSIVPSKKAMFDIGVAGPIAGFFASLLVLMYGFLHLPSPEFILAIHPDYDFALNASASAHGIPLAFGKTLLFSGLQNLLTHPSVQFVPPLSEIYHYPFLCTGWFGLFVTALNLIPMGQFDGGHVIYAMFGKYHRRIAQTSFYALLALSAPSLSDALLRTLLGFVYKHDVGQIIPFAQYSWSAWFFWAMIALYVVKLFHPPVADETPLDGRRMAVGWFCIAIFFLSFSPNPFTLG, encoded by the coding sequence ATGGAATTCAATCAACATCTATCCAGTAATAATGTAAAAACGAAAAGCTTGAATTTGACTTTAGTGCTTCGGTGGCTATTGCACTTAAGTTTGTTTTTATTGACGTTTTTCACAACTACTATTGCGGGAGTTTTGTGGCTCAATAGAGATCCCTTTGAGCTTAGCAATTTTCACCTTGGCATCCCTTATTCCGCTTCTATCCTGTTCATTCTTGCTTGCCATGAATTCGGACACTATTTTGCCTCTCGTTATCACCATGTGGATGCCACATTGCCGTATTTTCTCCCATTTCCACCAGTTCCAGTTCTTCTTCAACTTTTTTTAAATTTCGGCACCTTCGGAGCAGTAATCCGTACAAAATCAATTGTTCCATCAAAAAAAGCTATGTTTGACATTGGAGTTGCAGGTCCAATTGCTGGATTTTTCGCTTCTCTTCTTGTGCTCATGTATGGATTTCTTCACCTTCCATCTCCCGAGTTTATACTCGCAATTCATCCTGATTATGATTTTGCTCTGAACGCATCAGCGTCTGCTCACGGTATACCGCTCGCTTTTGGAAAGACACTTCTTTTTTCAGGATTACAGAATTTGCTCACTCATCCTTCAGTGCAATTTGTTCCACCGCTAAGCGAGATTTACCATTATCCATTTCTTTGCACTGGCTGGTTCGGATTATTCGTTACGGCACTGAATCTCATTCCTATGGGCCAGTTTGATGGAGGACATGTAATTTATGCAATGTTTGGCAAATATCACCGAAGGATTGCTCAAACATCTTTCTATGCTCTTCTCGCACTCAGCGCTCCGTCACTTTCTGATGCGCTGCTCAGAACACTGTTGGGATTTGTGTATAAACATGATGTAGGACAAATTATTCCTTTCGCTCAATATAGCTGGTCTGCATGGTTCTTTTGGGCAATGATAGCTCTCTATGTCGTAAAATTATTTCATCCGCCTGTTGCCGATGAGACGCCATTAGATGGTCGGCGAATGGCAGTTGGGTGGTTCTGTATAGCTATCTTCTTTCTTTCCTTCTCACCGAATCCATTTACACTCGGTTGA